The nucleotide window CGGCCTACCGACAACTCGAACAACGCACCACCCGATACCGAAGAGTCGGCGATCAGCCGCGTCGCGCAGCGGATCACACCAAGCGTGATCCGACGCAACTACCGCGCGAAGTTCGTCATCTCGATCCTCCTTGTTGTGGTCGTCCTCGCGGCCGTCGGCGGTGTGAACTACGCGAGCGCCGAAGCCACAGTCGAGCAAGACGCAGAACAGCAGCTCACCTCGACCGTAGACATGCACGCCGACTCGATCAACGAGTGGGCAGTCTCGATGGAGACGCACACCAGATCCGTCTCGTCGACGCAAGCACTCTCCGGGACTGACGCCGGCACCGCCGAAGGAGAGTTGATACAGAAGCAGGCACAGCTCCCAGTAGACGTGCGAGCGATCCACCTCGTCGACACAGCCAGCGGGGAGGTCGTCACGAGTACGTCGCCCGCCCTTCGCGGTGAGTCGGTCAACGGGGTCGAGGCTCCGTGGAGCGATGTCGAGCCGGGCGTCGACCTCACCTCATCGAACGACGTGTGGAACTCGCCGACCGCCTACAAGTCAAGCGCCATGGGCGATCAGGTGATGGCGTTCGCCAGCCCGGTCGCCGGCGAAGAGTCGCGCATCGTTGTGCTGGTCGGGACCTTGGAGTACCGGGTCGATAACCTCCGACAGCTCCACGCCGACCAGGAGACGATGATCGTCGGCGCGGACGGCGAGACGATCCTCTCCAGCGGCGGTGACGCGCTGAACGCCGACGACGAGGTCGTCGCCGAGCTTGGCGCGTCCCGCGACGGGACCGCCTTCGACCGCGGCGACGACGAGGTGGCGGCGTACGCCTCGACTGGGGACAAGGAGTGGGTCGCTGTCACCACCGTCCCGACCGCGCAGGCCTTCGCCGCGAGCGACGCGGTCGGCACGAGTGTCCTGACGGTGATCGGTGCCGGGCTGCTCGCGCTCGCCGTCGTCGGGCTCGCGCTGAGCCGCCAGACGGTCGGGCCGCTGCGCGACCTCCGCGACCGCGCGGAGCGCATGGAGAGCGGGGACCTCTCGGTTGATCTGGAAACGAACCGGATCGACGAGATCGGCCGGCTGTACGGGTCCTTCAGCGCAATGCGCGACTCTCTCAGCAGCAAGATCGACGAGGCTGAGACCGCACAGGAGGCCGCCGAGGCCGAGCGCGAGCGGATGGCGGAGCGGAACGACCGCTTACAGTCGACCGCCGACGACTACGGCGAGACGATGCGGGAGGCCGCCGACGGCGACCTCACCGCACGAATGCACACTGACGCAGACGACGAGGCGATGACGGCGATCGCCGAAGAATTCAACGGAATGATCGCGGAGATCGAGCGGACGTACGCCCGTCTCACCGCGTTCGCTGACGAGGTTGCTGCCGCGTCAGAGCAGGCGACGGCCTCTGCCGAGGAGGTAGCCGAGACGGCTTCCGAGGTCGCCGGATCGGTCGACGAGATATCACAGGGAGCCGCAGACCAGAGCGAGTCGCTGGCCGAGGTGAGCGGCGAGATGAGCGACCTCTCCGCGACGATCGAGGAGGTCGCCTCCTCGTCCGACCAGGTCGCTGAGGCCGCCGCACGGACAGCGGAAGCGGGCAACCGCGGGCAGGATGCCGCCGAAGACGCCATCAACGAGATGGAAGCAACCGAGGAAACTGTCGAAGAAGCAGTTACAGCAATCCACGCGCTTGACAACGAGGTCAGCGAGGTAGACCAGTTGATAGACCGGATCACAGAGATTGCGGAACAGACGAACATCCTCGCGTTGAACGCCAACATCGAGGCAGCCCGCTCCGACGGCGAGGCCGGTAAGGGATTCGAGGTAGTGGCAGAAGAGATCAAGACGCTATCTGACGAGGTGAAAGATACGGCAGAGACCGCAGAGTCCCGCATCGACGCGATCCGAGAGCGGATGGATCAGTCGACATCCGAAGTCGAATCGACGAGCGAGCAGATCGATGATGCCGCAGAGCGCGTCGAGGCTGCCGTCAACGATCTTGAACACATTGCCGACTTGGCGGACGAGACCAACAACGGAGTCCAAGAAATCTCCGACGTGACCGAAGAGCAGGCCGCCTCCACCGAGGAAGTTGTCTCCATGGCCGACGAGGTAGCGACAATCAGCGAAGAGACGGCGTCCGAGGCAGACAATGTGGCCGCGGCCGCAGAGGAGCAGACCACCTCGCTCACAGAGGTCTCGAAGTCCATCTCCTCACTCTCCGAACAGGCCACTCAGCTCTCGGCAACTCTCGACAGATTCGAGACAGACGCAGACTTAGATCAAGCAGTAAACACTGAATTGGGCTCTAACCAACCCATAGCCGCCGATGGAGGGAAAAGCGGACGCGGTTAACTCCGCTATACACGTTGTGAACTACCCCAAGTAGTCACTCCGCTTCGGCTTTGTTGAAATCATATTTTTCAGACATATATTTGTCTGGAACAGCCAGTCGATTGGAATTGCGTATGTAGCATCTTTATACTCAATAGAGAAATAACAGAAATCAAGCCAACTGATTATGGATAATCGAAAAATCCGAACTGCCGCATTCCTCATTCTTGGGTCAGGGCTGGTGCTTAGTGGGGTTATCCAACGGTTAGGGTGGGTTGTGATTACGGTTCCTCCAGTCGTCTATGTCGTACTGGGAATTGGGATGCTCAGTTACGGTCTGTTTCTAGATACGTAACTCCAAGAAATATTCTCTGTATTGACCGATCCGACCTGCTAGTTTTCTGAAGAGCTCCTATTCGAGATATGTGCGTTCGCTTCAGCACGCACTAGATTACCATCTTAGAGTACTGTGAAACGCGGGATTTACGTACTTTAGTATCCTAATATACTGATACTTGATGATCGAGATCTCCGATTCGCTTCGTACTCTGTTCAGTGCTCAAATCGAAGAACGTGACGGGTCATATGTCGTGGACGTTCCCGCGAGTGAAATCGAACATGATGCGCTTGCTGCCGACGAAACGTACCGCGTCGCGATCTTGGCGTCAGAATCCTCGACAGGCCAGAAGACTCAGCAAGAGCAACACCACTCGGCTGCTCAAGAAACACCTCCGACGTCGGACGGTCCTCCTGTGGATGAGGGTGAGGTCCGTGACGTGACGATCGAGACGACCGGCGATCAAGGAGACGGGATCGCGAAGGTTGAACGCGGCTACGTCGTGATCGTCCCTGGTGGACAACCAGGTGATGAGCCAACGGTCGAGATCGATCAAGTCCAAGAGAACGTTGCGTTTGCCAGCATCGTCGAACACGACTCACGGGCGCTCTAACGTCGATTTATTAGCGACCGTCTGTAGGGCCGGCGTCGTTGAGACTCTGACCGCCTCTGCGATTACTCAAGATCGTAGGCCGCAATCTCGTGAGAGCCACACTGTGGGCATTCATCGACATCCTTTTTGACGCTGTATCCACAGTGGCGGCATTCGTGGTGAACTGTCGATGACGGCTCAGGTCTGACGATCTGCTGGATGAACTGTTTACTGACCATTGATGGGATCGACAATCTCCCCACAGCCGGGGCATTCGGCCCACACGCCTGGTTCACTGTAGCTGTTTCATACTCGATGATCGCGTGTCGATCGGTCACTGTCTCGCCGCAGAATGAGCAGGTTCCACGGACCACCTCTGGATTATCGGGGATCATTCTCACGAAATTGGCAGGTCTTTTCAGGGGGAGAGGGAGCGTGTGACACTGTTTTGGAGCTGGTTCGGTCAGTGAGACCGATTCAGCTTTGCTCCCTCACCTCCACATTACAAACTCTATGACTTATACTTCGGGCGACCGGGGCGAAAGTACTCCTCTAAAGAAGGACACCAGCCAGTGGGGAGCAATTTTCGATGCGCTCTCGAACCCATATCGGCATCAGCCCCTTGTTGCGCTTCTCCGGCACAACCCCCAAGACGACGAAGATCCTGACCCGCTGGATCTTGTTGGCGAAGCCGACGAAAACGTCGAACAGCTCCAGATGGGAATGTACCACAGTCACCTCCCCAAACTGGCGGACCTCGGCTTCATCGAGTGGGACCCCGACGAGAACGAAATCAGGAAAGGTCCACGTTGGGACGATATCGCGCCACTACTCCGCCTCATCGAGGACCACCAAGACGAACTTCCCGACGGCTGGCCGTAGGCGGCCACTGACCCTGCTGATAACGTACTGTCTGTATTGACCGCAATCGGGCCTGAATATGTCTCCTGCTGAGGATCTCAACAGAGCCAAACTAGAGGAAATCGTCGATTCCAGTGTCGACTAAGTCTTCCGTGTCTTCTTCGAGTTCATGATCTAAGTCCCGGCTCTCCGGAACTTCAAATGAGATCGTCGGTGAATCCTTCTGGACCTCCGCTAACACTGTCTCAACCTCCCTGTGGAACGGAGACCCCGGATTTGTGCCAGTCACTGTACACCACGCACGCGACCGCGTCAGAGCTACGAAGAGCTGATTCCGCCGTTGTAGTTCGGAGCCACGCCATGTCTCCTCTGCCGTCGAATCGGCACCCATAACATAAACCGAAGCTGCCTCGTTGCCTTTCGCCCGATTGATGCCGGATAGTGTGACCTCGCCAGGCTGCTTGAACGCTTTTTCATCATCACTTGATGACGAGTCCTCCTCGGGCCAGGCTACGTTCAGTTCAATGTCGAACTCATCGAGTGCGTGTTCAAGCTCTGATTTACAGAACTCTCGATTGCCCGTCCCGTTTCTCCGTTGACCGCTTAGTGGAATTACGAGCAGCTCCTCGGGATCCAGTCCGTTTTCGAAGATATCCCGACGGAGTTGCTCAGCGACCCACTCGATTTCATCTGCTTTTGATGCGAACGATCGGTGCGTGATATGCTTCTCTGGTGGGTACTCGTCTTGAAGAGGGTGTGGAGAGTTCTCTGGTGGCCTCGTCAGAACAGCTTCGCTCCCGATTTTACGGAAGTCACCGTCAATATCATAGCCGAGGTTCTCCCAACCATCTTGCCGAGTAATCATTTGGACCGGCCCATCGTCCCGCTTGAGCCCCATCCCCAGTGCGTGGGCAGTCATTAGAAGTTGATGGGGCGACCGGTACGCCTTCCGCATAATGTAGGTCTTCTGTGGGCCGTTCTTGTAGGTCCCACTCAGATCAAGAAGCGCATTCCCGTCGTCATCGGTCCCGAACAGGTTCTTCGGACTCGGTGCTTCCAAACTTCCGAGATCTTGGGCCTCATCATAGGCCCAAATGAGTCGATTAGCGTCTGTGAGCGATTCCAGACACAGATTCAGGAACTGTGGTCCGAAGTCTTGCGCTTCATCGACCAAAATCGCATCCCAGAGATCCGGGATCTCTCCTTCCGCTGCCTCAAGTATCTCTCCCGCAACAGCCTCTTGTTCATCGTCAGCGTCCGGGAATGCCGACTTGGCATCCGAATAGTTCCGATAGTGAACGCCATCAACCTCATTGACGACGCGATAGTAGACTCCATCCCCAGTTTGGCCGCCGCCCCACCCATGGAGGATATCGATCTCTGCGTCAGCCTCGTCGAGTGACTCACCACCGAAGCGCTGATAAAATCGTTCCGTGAGGGTGGTGATGTGGTTGTAAAGGCTTTTTGTACTGAATGTCAGCGCGATCCGTGGTGTTTCGACGTTCGGTGCCCACTCATCGGGGTCGCTGAGCATCCGAGCTGCTTTCATCGCGACGAGAACCGTTTTTCCTGACCCAGCGATCCCTCGAATCTGTTGTGGGCCCGGCGGGATCCGCAGCCCGATCTCCTGTTGCCGCATATCTAATTCACGAATCCCGGTGGTCACCATGTCGTAGTACTCGCCTCGCGTGGTGGGATCCTTTGGTGGACTGCCGTGAGAGCCGCTGATTGGCTGGCCACAACTGAGGACCGCTCTGGCGACCTCATACTCCTCTTTACTTAGTGAATCGAAGCTCGGGAGCTCGTCGAGCCGCTCACGGAGGGTTTGGGCACCCAACTCGTCACCAGTAACGACTCTCGGCGCAGTCGGCCCGGTGAACCCTCGCTCTTCCCACTCAGACCGCTCAATGTTCGGCAGTAGGACGATCGGCGTCATCGAGACGATACATTCTCCGTCCGACCGAAGTTGGGATTCCCGCTGGAAATACGATTGTAGGTGGAACCCTTGATCGCGTGCTTGCTCAAGAGGGCTTGCGGTTTTCTGGGTAACACCTTCTAGAATCCACGTATCACCCTCAATCCGATCGATCTGGTCTATCGTGTACCCCTTACATTCGAGTATAACTAGCCCCATATCCTCATGGAGCAGTACGAAATCCGGCTTGCGATCGAATCGGTTCCCGCCTTTCTGGATAATCGGATACTGGTGGTAGAGGACGCCTCTCTCGTTCTTATCAAACGCTCGTTTGAGGCGGTTCCACACTTTGAGTTCAGCTTCGCCTCCAGGATCGGATTCAGAGACTGACGAGGCAGAGAGGTATTCCATATTTGCTTACATTATACAGCATTTGATATAATTGGCGGATCACCCGACTGTATTCCGCTATTTACAGTGAGATAGTGGGGAGGTTCATGAATCCGCTCGTGAGGCGCTGACGGAGCAAATTCCCTCGCTGTAATGGTGTTTGTGAGATTCCTCCAGATCAATATTTCACCTGCCTTCAACGTCGTACTCAGCTTCGCTTTTTCTTCCTCCACAACATATACAGTGAGTGAATAGTATGATAGTATATCACCCAGATAGGGTTGAAAATTCTCAGTGAATATGGACCCCGATCAAGCATCCTCATGGGACGAATACCAGCGTAGCCTTGAGTCGAAGCAAAATGAGACACTGTTTTCGTTGTTGCCCGGTCCGCTGAAAACGGCCGTCTATGGAGACCTTGTCACTGAGATCGCGCACGCTGATGAACGGAGAACGAACGCCGAGCAGCGCTTCAAAGAGCTGAAACAGCAAACCCGATCTCTAACCTCGAATCTTGAGGAATCCCTTCGTGCGTGTCGCCACCGGGGTGAACCTCTCCCGGAAGAAGCACGGAATGCGGTCCCAGATATTCGGGATTCTCGTGCCCAGATAGGTGGCCTGCTGGAAGAGCACACACGATTTCTCACGGCGGCTGAGCAATCTACACTGCGTGAGCTACAGGCTGATTTGGACGATCACGTCGCATATCTCCAATCGAAGAAGCAATTTGATGCGGGGGTGACCGAAGTTCGGGATAACCTGACTACACTCGAAACCGACGTCGACGCAGCTTGCGATGGTAGTTCGATTTTGTCTGCTGATGCTGAGGAGGACCTCCTGAAACGGATTACTCAAACCCAACAATTGCTTGCGCCGGTCAAGCCGGACTCGTCGGAGACACCGCTTACCGAACCGGATTTCCAAACGATTGGCAATATCGCTGATCGGCTTGACTCACTCCGGTCACAGGTTGAAGAGTACAATTCGGCGTACGTTTCGGACCGCTATGAAACGGTGTATCGGAAGGCTGTCCGGCTCTACAAGGATCTTCAGGAAGATGTAGCAGCGTCTCAAGAGCAGGGCGACCCACTCCCCGAACCCGGACCCGAACTACTCGATCGGGTTGGCGCTATGCTCCAATCGATTACAGAGCTTAGAGGGCCGCAAGCTGAAGCTGTGCTGACGAGTGAGCAGGTGGAGAACCTCGATTCTGTTCAGTCAGGTCTCCAGAGCTACCATAAGTTCATCAACTCAAAGCACACGTTTGATTCGCAGATCGACGACTTGGAAGCCCAGGTTACTGAGATAGACTCGGACGTGACAGACCCGGAGACACGGGAGTCGTATCTCACGACACTTGAGAAAGACGCACTCACCTCGTCGATAGAGGAGATTACAACAGCTATTCTCAGCTTCGACAAGCAAGTCTCCTTGGAGTTGCTCGCAGAACGTGAAATAACCCGTCTAAATAAGCTTAAGCGGCGGGTTTCGCGGTTAGAAGATCGGATCGAAACCGTCAACGAGCAATTTGTCGAGCGCAAGCGGGAGCAGTACGCGGACCTGTTTAGTGGCTTTGGCGAGGAGAATCTCGCCCTCAATTCGGAGCAGGAACTCGCCGTATACCGGAACGATATCCACAACCAAGTGATTGCCGGCGCGGGTACTGGAAAGACGTTTTCGCTATCGTGTCGGGTCAAGTATCTCGTCAAAGAGGGTGTCTCCGAAGACGATATTCTCACGCTGACGTTCACGCGAAAGGCAGCCGATGAAATGGGAGAGCGGCTGGACGAGATGTTCGATATCACTGGTGTCGAGACATCGACGCTCCATTCGTTCGGTAATCGGACACTCAATGAAGTCGACCCGACGCTCGTCCAGATCGAAGATCAGAGTCGACTCCGCGAAGTGAGTCGGTTCATCCGTGCGCTGCGGGCCAATGATGCTGAGTTCGAGTCTCACTATGAGGCATTTCTCGATATCTATGCCGAAGAGAATCTCAGCGATGAGTCCGATACACGGAAAGACTTCGTCGAGTCCATCCGGTATAGCTCTGGGACGACGCTTCGGGGGGAGGAAGTTGAATCTCGATTCGATGAAGAACAAGATGTCCACACCAGTATCGCCGACTGGCTGTTCAAACACGAGCTCGACTACCGATACCGTCAGTATGCGGCGTGGGCGGGGAATCCGAACAACGAAGCATATATTCCCGATTTCACACTGCCTAGCTTGGATCTCTACATCGAGTACATCCCCTCCGAAGCAACCCGACAGCGGAAGCGGTGGTACGAGCAATGCCCAACAGCCGATGAAATCTCGACCATCTTCGAAGGGACTGACAAAACTTATCTCGTAATCGATGGTGACGAGGTCGCACCGAACCAAGTTACCCGTTATCTTGCTGACCAACTCTCAGCGCGTGGGATTGATTCAGCGAGCCCGCTCAGTGGAGCGGAACTTCGAGATGCGGTCTACGAACACAACATTCTGACACGAGAAATCGAATCCCACTTCGCCGACTTCGTCAAGAAGGCCAAGACCAACCAACAGAATCCTCGTGACCATCTTGAGGCGCTTGATCGCGAGCGTGACCCCGAGCTGTACCACTTTAGCCATGCTGCGACGCGGGTCCTCGAAGTGTACAACGACCGGTACGAGGAGTACAACGCGTACGACTTCGTGGACATGATTGTGATGGCGACAGCGGCGATCGAAAGCGGAGAGGCGGGCGAGATGGCCCGGTTCAAGCACGTCATGGTCGACGAGTTCCAGGACCTCAATCTCGTCCAGATTGAATTCATCCAAGCGCTGCTCACCCAACACGAGGATGCCAGGCTGTTCGCAGTCGGTGACGACTGGCAGAGTATCTACGGATTCAAAGGAGCGCGGCCCGACTACTTCATCGACTTTGAAGAACACTTCCCGCACGACACAAAGACCGAATTAGAAACGAACTATCGGTGCCCTCCGAGTGTTGTTCAGGCCGGCAACACCCTGATTCAGAACAACGACGCGAAGACGTCGAAGACAGTTAGAGCGAACAAGTCGCTGGAGACCACGCCGCAAGTACATCTTGTTCCCGGCTCTACTGAGTTCCAGTACAAGCAGAACGCTGTCACAAGGCTGGTCAAACTCGTGACTAACTCGATTCGTCGCAACCCAGACCGTGATCCATCGGACATCATGGTCCTCGCCCGGAACGAGGAGGGCTCGCCGTTCATTCGGGATGTCTCAAGAGAGCTCCAGAAGCGTGATATCGAGCTCGGTGCGGGGTCCGGTGTTGAGGTAACCACCGCTCACCAATCAAAAGGGAAAGAGGCTGAACACGTCATCATCGCCAACGCTGCTGGCGATATGAGTGACGGGTTCCCGCCAACGGAGGGCGACCGAAATCTGACGACGTTGGTTGAGATGAATACCGGATCGCACCTCGACGAGGAACGACGGTTATTCTATGTTGCGCTTACTCGCGCGGAAGAGCGGTTAGATATTCAATCACGGGCTGGACAGCAATCTCCGTTTTTGGGTGAGATTCAGGACCACGTCGCCGTGGAGTCTGCGGGTGCCGATTGGACTGCTGATCGGGAAACAGTCACTGTCACCGTTGCGGATGAACGTGAAGCCGAACCGTACTGGGAGACCCGGCAAGTTGGGGAAGTGACGATCGACAAAGAGTATTCGGTCAACTTCGCCATCGCCGATGATGCGACGGAGCAACCTCTCCTTGACGATGGGGCTGAGTATCGATTAGAAGACGTGAAGATCGGTGAGTACAACGGGCAACCTCAGCTTCAAATTGATTCAGAGACGACCGTTACGGCCCGGTCTGCGTCACAACATCGCTGATAGCAATCTCGTTCGGAAGACGAGTTTCGTACGATTACTGTGACCATGTCCACGAATTCCGTTTCGCCAAAACGTACTATTCAGATGTATTTTCGCTTGAAACGGCCAACGATTATCCAGTGTAACTTGACTGTTGTGAGTCCTAACAACTGCAGATAATACTAGGAGAGCCGTGTAAGGTACAGAGCGTATATTATGTAATCGTCCACTTACTCATTTACGGGGTATTGGATGGTTTCTGTACGCAAATACCGCAGTTTGGTTGTGTACGGATAGTTTTACAATTATCAACGATCAATCTTGATTAATGCCCTCCAGACGGACGGTACTTGGCACCGGAGTAGTAGCCACCTTCTCTCTCGGGACGTTATTTACCGTTCGCAGTGGTCCGATCCAGACTCCCGACCAACCTGAAGACTCGTGGCCACAACATCGCTACGATGCCTCCAACACTGCTCGCTCCGACCTCCCGGTCCCGAGCGAACCCACAGTCGCGTGGTCACGGAGTGCGGTCGGACAATCTTTCCCCTCGCTCGTAGCTGGGACCCAAACCGTCTTCGCGGGTGGTGATGGGATCACGGCGCTTGACAAAAGCACCGGCCGCCAGCGATGGCACAAGGACGCTGACGGAAACAAACTGGCGCTCGTTGATACCGGATCCAATGAACCGACGCTGTACGTCGCTCACGGGATCGGATCGTACGATCATGACGGACGCTCCCCCACTCTCCGAGCATATGACGCTACCGACGGTACTGAACGCTGGCGACACGAGATTCCAACCCCCGCGTACGATCTCGTACCGACAGAGACTGGCGTCGTGGTTGGCTGTCACGGGGTGCTTCTGACTGTCGGACGGAACGGCCACCGCCACTGGACCGAAAGGGTGCCCGGGAGTGGAGATGTTTATCCGATGATCCATGAAGGCAGGCTCTACGCAGGCCTCCCAGGATACGTCCGCCAGTATCGCCACCGCCGGCATCTTGATCTGCTTCTCGGCTTTCCGCCCGATGTCGGCTGGCGGGGAAGCGACACGAGCAGACCCAAACCACCTACCGTTGCGTGTAGCAATCTTGTGATGGGAACGGAGCAGGCAACGTTTGAGTCCGAGGATCCGGTCGTCCACGCTTTCGATCTCACTTCTGGAGAACGACAGTGGGGAGCTGGTCCAAGAACGGCCACTAGACGCCGGATGCTTACTCCTGTACAGTTCGGTAATACTGGTCTTACTGCGATCCATGTCTCCGATGGCGACGACAACTCAGAAACGACGTTTATTGCCGGAATAAATCTACAAGACGGTAGCGTCGAGTTCAGACAATCAGTCAACGATTGGTTCTGGCGGGTTGCTGCCGGAGCCAACTGTACTGTCTTCGGCGGGTACAGTGGTAACCTGCGGACGTACTGGCCCGATGGCCGCGAACGATGGCAAACCAAGGTGGGAGCCTCAGTAACTGATCTCGTAGTGCTTGACGGACGAATTATTACTGCTCAAGCTAACGGCGACATCACGGTTCTAGAATGAGTTAGCCAGTACATATGAATCAAGTATAAAAAAACGGATACACTAGATCTGCCTCTCGAACGCGCCTCAACCGATTCAGCAGCCGCCAATTTTGAGTCTACATATTGGGAGATACATACTCTATATCTTGTACGCAGCACCTCCGATAGTCATGACAGGGGTGGTCTGTGTCGGTGTGAGACCCGCTGAATTCGACGGTTCTTGTGTTTTCTATACTGACTACAGGCGAGTTAGGAATCAGCCCTACCTGAGAGGCTCAACAACGCCACTACTCGGGGATCTGGCTCTGTTGAAATCCTATTCTTCAGACACATTCTCGCCTGAAACGGCTGGTCGATGAAGAGTGCGCATCTTATAATCAAATCCCGTAGCGTATTTCTTTCCAGCTGTATAGATCAGCGTATGCGCCCTGCCCTCCGATACGCGATCTCGATAGGTGTTGGATTAGTGGTTTCAGCCCTCACATGGGAGTTCACCACAACAGACCGCTTGATTACTTTTTCACTCCTTCCACTCTATGGTGTAGTAACGTCGATGATTCTGGCGTATAAACAGCAGTGGCTTTCCATTTCTCGTCGCAATACTAACTGGTCGGCAAGGAAGCGAGCGGCTGTTATTGGTGGTGTTGGAGCGTTCACTGGGTCTCTCCTTCTCCAGTCATCAGTTCCTGTGGGGGTTGCTGGGTATGGACTACTGATTCTTGGCATGGCTGGAGCTATCGCAGAAGTAGAGCGGTTGTAGATCAATTGTGTTGAGCGATTCGTGACCTTCCTGTACTGAGCGATCCCGGCCGTGAAACTATCATCTGCTGAGGATTTCAACAGAGCCGGGGATCTCTATTACAACTCAAGCATGGCATTGGCGGCGGTCTGGATATTCTCTGCCGTTGTCGCTCCGACCTGATACACGTCCGTTAGTTCTTCTTGGGACGCCTGTACAATATCGTACGGAGTCTCGTATCCGGCTTCATGGAGATAGTAGGCTTGTTGACCGGTGACGGCGTCGATATCAGCAACGGTCGGTCCGT belongs to Halorubrum sp. DM2 and includes:
- a CDS encoding methyl-accepting chemotaxis protein — encoded protein: MSSEEPLRPTDNSNNAPPDTEESAISRVAQRITPSVIRRNYRAKFVISILLVVVVLAAVGGVNYASAEATVEQDAEQQLTSTVDMHADSINEWAVSMETHTRSVSSTQALSGTDAGTAEGELIQKQAQLPVDVRAIHLVDTASGEVVTSTSPALRGESVNGVEAPWSDVEPGVDLTSSNDVWNSPTAYKSSAMGDQVMAFASPVAGEESRIVVLVGTLEYRVDNLRQLHADQETMIVGADGETILSSGGDALNADDEVVAELGASRDGTAFDRGDDEVAAYASTGDKEWVAVTTVPTAQAFAASDAVGTSVLTVIGAGLLALAVVGLALSRQTVGPLRDLRDRAERMESGDLSVDLETNRIDEIGRLYGSFSAMRDSLSSKIDEAETAQEAAEAERERMAERNDRLQSTADDYGETMREAADGDLTARMHTDADDEAMTAIAEEFNGMIAEIERTYARLTAFADEVAAASEQATASAEEVAETASEVAGSVDEISQGAADQSESLAEVSGEMSDLSATIEEVASSSDQVAEAAARTAEAGNRGQDAAEDAINEMEATEETVEEAVTAIHALDNEVSEVDQLIDRITEIAEQTNILALNANIEAARSDGEAGKGFEVVAEEIKTLSDEVKDTAETAESRIDAIRERMDQSTSEVESTSEQIDDAAERVEAAVNDLEHIADLADETNNGVQEISDVTEEQAASTEEVVSMADEVATISEETASEADNVAAAAEEQTTSLTEVSKSISSLSEQATQLSATLDRFETDADLDQAVNTELGSNQPIAADGGKSGRG
- a CDS encoding TRAM domain-containing protein, with product MIEISDSLRTLFSAQIEERDGSYVVDVPASEIEHDALAADETYRVAILASESSTGQKTQQEQHHSAAQETPPTSDGPPVDEGEVRDVTIETTGDQGDGIAKVERGYVVIVPGGQPGDEPTVEIDQVQENVAFASIVEHDSRAL
- a CDS encoding ATP-binding domain-containing protein, producing the protein MEYLSASSVSESDPGGEAELKVWNRLKRAFDKNERGVLYHQYPIIQKGGNRFDRKPDFVLLHEDMGLVILECKGYTIDQIDRIEGDTWILEGVTQKTASPLEQARDQGFHLQSYFQRESQLRSDGECIVSMTPIVLLPNIERSEWEERGFTGPTAPRVVTGDELGAQTLRERLDELPSFDSLSKEEYEVARAVLSCGQPISGSHGSPPKDPTTRGEYYDMVTTGIRELDMRQQEIGLRIPPGPQQIRGIAGSGKTVLVAMKAARMLSDPDEWAPNVETPRIALTFSTKSLYNHITTLTERFYQRFGGESLDEADAEIDILHGWGGGQTGDGVYYRVVNEVDGVHYRNYSDAKSAFPDADDEQEAVAGEILEAAEGEIPDLWDAILVDEAQDFGPQFLNLCLESLTDANRLIWAYDEAQDLGSLEAPSPKNLFGTDDDGNALLDLSGTYKNGPQKTYIMRKAYRSPHQLLMTAHALGMGLKRDDGPVQMITRQDGWENLGYDIDGDFRKIGSEAVLTRPPENSPHPLQDEYPPEKHITHRSFASKADEIEWVAEQLRRDIFENGLDPEELLVIPLSGQRRNGTGNREFCKSELEHALDEFDIELNVAWPEEDSSSSDDEKAFKQPGEVTLSGINRAKGNEAASVYVMGADSTAEETWRGSELQRRNQLFVALTRSRAWCTVTGTNPGSPFHREVETVLAEVQKDSPTISFEVPESRDLDHELEEDTEDLVDTGIDDFL
- a CDS encoding UvrD-helicase domain-containing protein is translated as MDPDQASSWDEYQRSLESKQNETLFSLLPGPLKTAVYGDLVTEIAHADERRTNAEQRFKELKQQTRSLTSNLEESLRACRHRGEPLPEEARNAVPDIRDSRAQIGGLLEEHTRFLTAAEQSTLRELQADLDDHVAYLQSKKQFDAGVTEVRDNLTTLETDVDAACDGSSILSADAEEDLLKRITQTQQLLAPVKPDSSETPLTEPDFQTIGNIADRLDSLRSQVEEYNSAYVSDRYETVYRKAVRLYKDLQEDVAASQEQGDPLPEPGPELLDRVGAMLQSITELRGPQAEAVLTSEQVENLDSVQSGLQSYHKFINSKHTFDSQIDDLEAQVTEIDSDVTDPETRESYLTTLEKDALTSSIEEITTAILSFDKQVSLELLAEREITRLNKLKRRVSRLEDRIETVNEQFVERKREQYADLFSGFGEENLALNSEQELAVYRNDIHNQVIAGAGTGKTFSLSCRVKYLVKEGVSEDDILTLTFTRKAADEMGERLDEMFDITGVETSTLHSFGNRTLNEVDPTLVQIEDQSRLREVSRFIRALRANDAEFESHYEAFLDIYAEENLSDESDTRKDFVESIRYSSGTTLRGEEVESRFDEEQDVHTSIADWLFKHELDYRYRQYAAWAGNPNNEAYIPDFTLPSLDLYIEYIPSEATRQRKRWYEQCPTADEISTIFEGTDKTYLVIDGDEVAPNQVTRYLADQLSARGIDSASPLSGAELRDAVYEHNILTREIESHFADFVKKAKTNQQNPRDHLEALDRERDPELYHFSHAATRVLEVYNDRYEEYNAYDFVDMIVMATAAIESGEAGEMARFKHVMVDEFQDLNLVQIEFIQALLTQHEDARLFAVGDDWQSIYGFKGARPDYFIDFEEHFPHDTKTELETNYRCPPSVVQAGNTLIQNNDAKTSKTVRANKSLETTPQVHLVPGSTEFQYKQNAVTRLVKLVTNSIRRNPDRDPSDIMVLARNEEGSPFIRDVSRELQKRDIELGAGSGVEVTTAHQSKGKEAEHVIIANAAGDMSDGFPPTEGDRNLTTLVEMNTGSHLDEERRLFYVALTRAEERLDIQSRAGQQSPFLGEIQDHVAVESAGADWTADRETVTVTVADEREAEPYWETRQVGEVTIDKEYSVNFAIADDATEQPLLDDGAEYRLEDVKIGEYNGQPQLQIDSETTVTARSASQHR